GGTGGCGCGGATTCCGCCGGGCCGGGTGGTGACTTACGGGCAACTGGCGCTGCTGGCCGGCAAGCCCGGCGCGGCGCGGCAGGCGGGGTTTGTGCTGCATTCGCTGGCGGGGCACCGGACCTTGCCGTGGCAGCGGGTCATCAACGCGCAGGGCCGTGTCAGCACCCACAAACTGGGTTTTGGCGACCTGCAGGAGCGACTGCTGGAAGCCGAGGGAGTGCTGTTCGGCGCGTCGGGCCGCTGTGACCTGAAGCGACTGCAATGGTGGCCGGATGAAGAGGCCAGCGGGCCGCCCGCAGAGTTGTTTTAAA
This DNA window, taken from Deinococcus fonticola, encodes the following:
- a CDS encoding MGMT family protein; this translates as MDEETFRQRVLELVARIPPGRVVTYGQLALLAGKPGAARQAGFVLHSLAGHRTLPWQRVINAQGRVSTHKLGFGDLQERLLEAEGVLFGASGRCDLKRLQWWPDEEASGPPAELF